The Oikeobacillus pervagus sequence TTTTTCAGCGTTTTAACCTGAATAAATAATATAAAAACCAAACGGCATGATTTTGTTCATCAGCGGCTGCTCTTTGAATGATTTGTTTCATTTTTTGATCGGATACCATTTCAGCTAGATCTAGATAGAAATCAACCGTTTCTTGCTCGTCTTTTACACTGAAATGAAGTCCTTCCCGATAAGTGGTCGGACAACGTTCTGTCATTTGTGGAGTAGGTTTTCGTCCGGTTAAGGTAGTATACATTTGAGTGAATTGTCGTAGATGACGTATTTCATCTTGTTTAATTTCGATAATTTGATTTCTCTCTTCCGGATTTGGGGCCATATTGGCGATTTTTCCATAGCATTGAATGGCTGTATATTCTCCATTAATGGCTTTTTGAAAAAGACTCACAATATCATGGGTCTTTCGATCATATGAATAGTCATAAAAATTAATTGGGGCTTCATTAGGGGCATTGAAATATTGATAATAGGGATCCATCTACTTTTAAACCTCCTCAAGGGTTCCTCGTTGATATGATATGAAAAACAGTAAGAAAAGTGCTTGTGTAAACGATCCATAAGCAAATCTATATGTGAAAAACAAATCTTTTCTTTTAATCTTTCATTCATTTTCATAAGGTTTCATCCTAGTGTAAAAAAATATTTCATAAATGCTTGACTATTACTTTTATTCCTGATAATATATAAAACGTCGCAACAAGATAAAATAAGTAATAAAAGGTTATATTGGAAAGGATTTATTTCCGATTTAAAGAATTGATTTACTTTATTTTGAGAATGGAGGATTAGCTCAGCTGGGAGAGCACTTGCCTTACAAGCAAGGGGTCGGCGGTTCGATCCCGTCATCCTCCACCATAAGTGTAATGATTATGATAAAATGAGCCATTAGCTCAGTTGGTAGAGCATCTGACTTTTAATCAGAGGGTCGAAGGTTCGAGTCCTTCATGGCTCACCATTTGCCGGGGTGGCGGAACTGGCAGACGCACAGGACTTAAAATCCTGCGGTAGGTGACTACCGTACCGGTTCGATTCCGGTTCTCGGCACCACTTGCGCCCGTAGCTCAATTGGATAGAGCGTTTGACTACGGATCAAAAGGTTAGGGG is a genomic window containing:
- a CDS encoding ferritin-like domain-containing protein translates to MDPYYQYFNAPNEAPINFYDYSYDRKTHDIVSLFQKAINGEYTAIQCYGKIANMAPNPEERNQIIEIKQDEIRHLRQFTQMYTTLTGRKPTPQMTERCPTTYREGLHFSVKDEQETVDFYLDLAEMVSDQKMKQIIQRAAADEQNHAVWFLYYLFRLKR